In the Sorghum bicolor cultivar BTx623 chromosome 4, Sorghum_bicolor_NCBIv3, whole genome shotgun sequence genome, CAGGGTATGGCTGGGAAGAGCATGGTGACTTTAGACCACAAGACTTGGCTTCAAGCACATAGATATGTCCTATTCAACTATGCTAATATAGAACCTTACTTGGAGTAAGTTTCCTAATTTACTTAACATCACATGTTCACTTTCCCATGGATAGTAAATTTATAAATTGACATTTGCAGTAAGTATACTCATTACCTAACCTCAATTGGAGTTCGAAATCAACGAGATATCAGCCGCATGAAACATGAATCCTTCCATGAATGGTTTAGGTCACATGTAAGTATGAAAATAACTTGACACACGTTATTTTGTAGTTCATGTCTAGTTTAGTAATTAATCAAAGTATTTTGTTTAACCTCAGGTGGAAGAAATGTGTGAGGAAGCAACAAATGAGATTAAAATTATAGCTAAGATGCCAATGATGGTTGCACGAAAGTACAATAGCTATAGAATAAATGGATTTGATTTCCACACATATTCCTATGATGTAGGTAGGTCTGTTCAAAATAGTGGGGTTGCTCTAGTTGCAGAGACAACATGTTTTGAAAGAGGAAATAACAATAACTTTGTAATGGGAAAGAAAACTTATTATGGAGTTataaaagatattgttgaactgAACTATTCACATGAAGGTAATGTGGTTCTTTTCAAGTGTGATTGGGTTGACAACCGTGTGGAAGATAAGTGGGTTAAGACCGATCAATTTGGGGTCACCACTGTCAACTTTAAGCATTTATGCAATACCGGTGAAAAAATTTCAGATGAGCCTTTTATTCTAGCATCACAAGCAGTTCAAGTCTTCTATGTTCCTGAAGGAATCGATACTGATTGGGTTTCTGTTCCTCAATCAAAACCAAGAGACTACTATGACATTGATAATTTGGAGGTTGAGCACATTGAAAATGGCAATGGACTAGTTCGGGCATTGCCTAGTTTAAATGTCGGTGTGACAGTGGATATTGTTAAAGGGTTTGTCCCTGTTGTTAGAACAGATATAGATGGTATAATTGTTGATCGAGAAAAGTCTAAAAAGAAATCTAAGAAGTAAGTCTTGTTTGCACAATGTGGCTGCCATGTTTTTGTTATTATTTACTTGCAAAATAGTTGCATTTATGTCTGCATAATCAAATTTGGCTAACTTGTTTGTTTCCTATGCAGGAGAAAAAATGTCAAACGCAAGAGGAAGCAATAAGGAAGTCTTTATCAGTCCATATGAGCTGCAGAAAATGGCAATTACTGCAAGGAACCAAAAGAAGATCGAAGAATTGAAACTACGACAATACAAAGAGGCCCTCCAGGAGCCAATTCAACCAAGGAAAAAAATGAAGGTAGCCAAATGACATGATGTTTTTGCATTGAATTATCATGGTACATTAGTACTTCTAGATCAGTAGACAATTAATTCCCAATGACATGATGTTTTTGTAGAAAACTCAGGAGACAAGGGAAGTGATAAGGGAAGCAGCAGCTAACAATCATAATTTGCAGCCAAGGCCTCAAAGACCAAGTTCTGAGGTTGAGATTGCAACTCCAAATGAGGAAATTGATGATGCAGACAATGAAACAACTGGAGACTTCTTAAGTGACAATGAAGGTCATGTTTGTAGCCTCTATTGTGACTTACCCCATGTGATCTTGTATCTAATTCCTGATGAACCTTACCATTGCAGACATGCATAGTAGTACaaaaaagaagaggaaaggTTCAAGGGGTGCCACTAGAATGGATGATATAGTACAAAAGGAACCTGGCAGCATGcctaaaattaaaattgaaCTAAATGCTTCAAAGCAGCCAGTTGGAGAAAATTATAGGAAGCTTTCTAGTTGTATTGGAGTTCTAACACGAAGAATGTTGCCGGTTGGATGCTCTGATTGGAGGCTTGTGCATATTAACGAGAAGATGGCACTTTGGAAGGACATAAAGGTAATGTCTCGATATGGCCTTTGCCTTTGCATTGCATTGAACGTAGCCATATATTAGTGCAGACCTGAGACTTTGGGTGAATAGGCTGAGTTTGTGTTCTATATATAGCAGGTTGTGTTTTAATATATATGCAGGTTGTGTTTTATATATAGCAAACTTTGTGTTCCAATCTTTTTTGTGAGTTCAGAAATCAAGGCCTGAGAGAAGTGCAAGAAAAAGGAGCCACAACTTCCTATGGTCTTTTGGAGGTTGTGTTTTATATATAGCACTGCTTTACTTATGAGGCTGTGATTATTACTCACCCAAAATAGTTGCATTTATGTTACTGGCCTTTTGGACAGTAGCCACACTTCCTGCCATTTCAACTTATTTTTCTTGATTGGGTTGTTTTCATCTAGAAATGATTTGATATAGATTATGCAACCTTGGAATGAGTTGTACATCATCCATTTCAGCTTATTTTGCTTGACTGGGTTGTTTTCATCCAGAAACGATTTGATATAGATGATGCAGCCTTGGAATGGGTTATGGCTAGTGCTGGAGCAAAATGGAAGCAGTACAAGGCAAAACTTAAGCGACAAATTTTTGATGAAACATTGACTGACGAGCAATTGAAGAACCTGCATGGTCATAGAATTGATGTTCATGAATTGGATTCTCTTATCAAATATTGGAGGTCTCCTGAGTCTCAAGTAAGGATTAATTGCTTGTGTTTTAGCCATTGAACTAAATTGTTATTACTCATATAACACTTATGTAATTCTAAGTAGTAACTCTTGTAATACTTCTTTTCATAGGCTCTGGCGGCTAGAGGAAAAAACAATCGTGCGAAGCTGAAGTTTCTTCATACATCGGGTAGTGTGAGCTATGCTTCAGCTGCACATAAAATGGTACATTCTCTTATCATGTCATCTCATTTGAATGGATCATTTTTGGTGCATTTTGACCTGTGGAAATTTAAAACTTGTAGGGTCAGCAACTTGGGCGCCCTCCTCGAAGAGATGAAGTCTATATAAAAACACATACTAGAAAAAATGGAGTTCCTTTAATGCCAGCAGCATCAACAATTGTAAGTTTTTGTACAAAGTCTAGACCAAACCTAGTTTTTTATAACCACATATTGATTCTTGGCTGCAGTAGTAGTAATAACCACATATTCATTcttggttgtagtagtagtaataaCCACAAATTCAATCTTGTCTAGTAGCAGCATTAACACTAGTCTGTGTAGTAGTAATAACCACATATTCATTCTTCCTAGGCTGATCTGCAAGAAGTTGTTAAAGTCTATCCGGAGTTGATGGACAGGACAATTCAGCAAGGTGATATTTTTGCTGTTGTTTGTGGAGAAAAGGAGCCGAGGGGGCGAGTCCGTTGTTTGGGTCTAGGACCAACTCCTCAGGACATTGGTACCCCAGGACTGAAGGCGTACTCATCGACAAAGCTTCAAATACAAGTTCTGGCACGTCAACAGGCTGAAAGTGAAAATCTAGTGCTTCAACAAAGAATCTtagaaatgcaagaaagggaggagcaGAGCATGGCACGAGAATCTCCAAATGTTGAAACAAACTCACACAATGGTTCTAACTCAAGAAAGCACATGGTAAAGTACATCAAAAGGCCTTTTCACAACATGGCTCTAGTATAGAAATCTAAATTCTGGTCATATACTAATCTGAACTTGTATTATCTAACATGTCCTAATTGTCATATTACATTCAACACTTGCTTTGTTGTAACTGTTCTTCCAATGCTTGATGTAGAGCCCACCGTATGAGAAACATGCTGAGGCCAATCAGCATGTTCAGGGTGAAGAAGATCATGACTGTGTAGGTGATGACTATGTAGAGAATGAGGAACTTGATGATGAGGCCAATCAGCAGGTTCCAGCCGCTGCAGCCTCGCCCGTCGTGAACACAGCAACATCACCAACGAATGATGTCCAACGCTTCGCACGTGATGATCTTGTAATCTTCTCAACCTCTCATACAGATTTCGTACAAGTGATTTAGTAGATGCTCAACCTAGGATTTATCCATTTCTCATACATATGAGCATCTTCTTCTTTAGGTTGGAAATGATGTGATCTTATTTGCCATGTCGAGTAATGAAAAAGTGGCTAAGGCAACTGTTGTTTCAATTAACCCAAACAATCATCTTGCGGGTGAGGCTCTTGGAACGAAATTTTGTGAAGTTATTGTGAATATTGTCTTCAAACGTGATGCATTAGTGCCACGTCCTTATGCTGAAATGAAGACTCTAGGTGATGCTGTAAAGATGCCGGTTGCTTGGCCATTTAATCGAGTAATGTCCACTTGATTGTATTCTCTTTTTTGATGTGTGGTGATTATCTACAATTTCTAACTAAAGATATTTGTGACAGCTGAAGGTTTGCAGTCAACAGCCAAAAAGACCTTCTCAAGGTGTGGCTGGATCTTCTCAAGTTGTTGCTCGATTTTCTCAGAGATCTTCTCAAGGTGCTGCAGGATCGTCTCAAGGTGTTGCTGGAAGCCACTAAGTTGCTGGGACTAAATTTGTTGCAGGATTTTATCATGAGATTGTTGGTAGCGACTTGTTGATTGGAAGCCATTCAATTATCTTATGGTGAACTACATGGTAGCTTTGATTGCTTTTGGACTATCCTGGTAGTTTTAGCTTTTGGACTAGAAGCTGGTAGCTTTAGCATTTGACATCAAGAACCAGAGGGTGTTATCTCTTGATCATTATGTTAGGTCACTTTTGAATGGTGGTTTTTGCTCAACAAGCAAACACTATTAGCTTCTGTACAACCTCATTACAATTGCTGGCTTTTGTACTTAGCTACCACTACATGTGGTACAATATTATCTTGTTGTGCAACTTCATGACATGCTTGTATGTCAGCTTGATTGATGTTAACAAGGTATTCTAGTGACATGATTATATATGTAGTACTCATTTGATATGTGAATGAATGAGTATGATTAATGTTCCCATTTGTAAATGTCATTGAAGATCTGTATGATATATTTTAAGTTGTATTGGTTCTGTATATTTGGCCTAATTTACACATTTTCAAATACAgcttgtttatttttttttaccaaTTTAATTGTGGTTGATGGACTATCAGTTGCTAAAACTTATTACTGCAATGAACTGTCGGTTGCTAAAAGGTCTAACACGCTGTCCGTTGTTGAAGATGGGATCGTCTAACGGTCGGTTGCTAAAGGTGATGTCCGTCGCTGTACACATACAACGACGGCTTCAACCGCGTCTGCAGGGGTCCGTTGCTATAGCATTTAGCAACGGATCGTCCATTGTTGTACACCCCTTTCAGCATCTTCAAGTCAGTCGCTGTTGaaaggttgtggtgtagtgataTCCTCTAGGatttgatttaccctttcagtctgcccatcggtttggggatgatacgcggaactaaagttcaactttgttcccaacGATTCATGTACTTTGTGCCAAAACTGTGATGTGAACTCTGTACCCCGATCAGACatgatcttctttggaactccgtgcagactcacgattctatccatatataatcttgccaactttgcaccatcatagttggtcttaacgggcaaaaagtgagcaactttagtgagtgttgacggttcttaagtatcaattttaattatcaaataaacaagagaaatgaccattatgcaaacaacacctagaattagggtttgatctgacagaattccacgagttttattgtttatctgtttctgcaagggggttatcaggaaataaggaagaaaggcccacaagtcgggattacatagagatatcaacgcaccgcgcaattttctaccatctagaagactccagaagccacgagaacaaagcggaggccgaaaggggcctggcccagggcgcccgcc is a window encoding:
- the LOC110435118 gene encoding uncharacterized protein LOC110435118 — translated: MQEREEQSMARESPNVETNSHNGSNSRKHMSPPYEKHAEANQHVQGEEDHDCVGDDYVENEELDDEANQQVPAAAASPVVNTATSPTNDVQRFARDDLVGNDVILFAMSSNEKVAKATVVSINPNNHLAGEALGTKFCEVIVNIVFKRDALVPRPYAEMKTLGDAVKMPVAWPFNRLKVCSQQPKRPSQGVAGSSQVVARFSQRSSQGAAGSSQGVAGSH